In Populus nigra chromosome 1, ddPopNigr1.1, whole genome shotgun sequence, one genomic interval encodes:
- the LOC133680824 gene encoding probable glutathione S-transferase, which translates to MAVTLLDTRVSPFGMRVRIALEEKGVKYEYSEQDLRNKGPMLLQMNPVYKKVPVLIHNGKPICESLIAVQYIDEVWNNKPPLLPSDPYQRAQSRLWADFVDNKVYFPGRKTWTKKGQELEAGKNDLIESLKLLEGELGDKAYFEGDKLGYVDIALIPFYSWFHGYETFGNFSIEAECPKLIAWCKRCLQNESVSRSVADPQEVYGFLVELRKKLGLE; encoded by the exons ATGGCTGTAACACTGTTGGATACAAGGGTAAGCCCATTTGGCATGAGAGTGAGAATAGCATTAGAAGAGAAGGGTGTGAAGTATGAGTACAGTGAGCAAGATTTGAGGAACAAGGGTCCTATGCTTCTTCAAATGAACCCAGTTTACAAGAAGGTCCCAGTTCTTATTCACAATGGGAAACCAATCTGTGAGTCTCTTATTGCTGTTCAGTATATTGATGAGGTGTGGAATAACAAGCCTCCTTTGCTGCCCTCTGATCCATACCAGAGAGCTCAATCCAGGTTGTGGGCTGATTTTGTTGACAACAAG GTGTATTTTCCTGGGAGGAAGACATGGACAAAGAAAGGACAAGAGCTGGAGGCAGGCAAGAATGATTTAATTGAGTCCCTCAAGTTGTTGGAAGGAGAGCTAGGAGACAAGGCTTATTTTGAAGGTGACAAACTCGGCTATGTGGATATTGCACTTATTCCTTTCTATAGCTGGTTTCATGGCTATGAGACATTTGGTAACTTTAGCATAGAGGCTGAGTGTCCCAAGTTAATTGCTTGGTGTAAGAGGTGCTTGCAGAACGAGAGTGTATCCAGATCTGTTGCAGATCCACAAGAAGTCTATGGTTTTTTGGTGGAGCTGAGAAAGAAGTTAGGGCTTGAATAG
- the LOC133699831 gene encoding CASP-like protein 2A2 codes for MMTTLNACHPPYLTFLNGHSQLVTSSYTSCSSLLCAEYQTWKKIERERGTMEKKDEGNPPMAVTGSRDESEDVKSTMRTAETMLRLVPVALCVSALVVMLKNTQTNDYGSLSYSDLGAFRYLVNANGICAGYSLLSAVVVAMPRAWTMPRAWTFFLLDQVLTYVILAAGTVSTEVLYLANKGDTSIAWSAACVSFGGFCHKALISTVMTFVAVIFYAALSLVSSYKLFSKYDAPVVTQSGKGIETVTLGSPPPSNLHLHLHAKLACPAHNNSPN; via the exons ATGATGACGACATTGAATGCTTGTCACCCACCTTACCTAACGTTCTTAAATGGCCACTCCCAGCTTGTTACGAGTAGCTACACCTCTTGTTCATCACTGCTTTGTGCAGAATACCAAACttggaaaaaaattgagagagaaagagggacgATGGAGAAGAAGGACGAAGGAAATCCTCCAATGGCAGTGACGGGGTCAAGAGACGAGAGTGAAGATGTGAAAAGCACCATGCGCACAGCTGAGACGATGTTGCGATTGGTGCCTGTGGCTTTGTGTGTCTCAGCACTTGTTGTCATGCTTAAGAATACTCAAACTAATGACTATGGATCCCTTTCTTATTCAGATCTCGGAGCTTTCAG GTATTTGGTGAATGCCAATGGCATTTGTGCTGGTTATTCCCTTCTTTCAGCTGTCGTTGTAGCCATGCCTCGAGCATGGACAATGCCTCGAGCATGGACTTTTTTCTTACTCGACCAG GTGTTAACGTATGTGATTCTGGCTGCCGGAACAGTATCGACGGAGGTGTTGTACCTGGCAAACAAGGGAGACACATCCATCGCTTGGAGCGCAGCTTGTGTGTCGTTTGGTGGATTTTGTCACAAGGCCTTGATATCCACAGTCATGACATTCGTTGCAGTAATCTTCTATGCAGCTCTCTCCCTCGTCTCTTCCTACAAGCTTTTCAGCAAATATGATGCTCCAGTTGTGACCCAATCAGGCAAGGGTATTGAGACTGTCACCCTCGGTTCACCACCACCAAGCAACCTCCACCTCCATCTCCATGCGAAGCTAGCATGTCCTGCCCACAACAACAGCCCAAATTAG